In Colletotrichum lupini chromosome 6, complete sequence, a single window of DNA contains:
- a CDS encoding aminotransferase class-III — translation MAPARDDELFTTANAELPTVKNTKTKGGEGRLMHRSLIQHPSMVESASGIYLNLANGKRVIDACGGAAVALIGHANEEVIQAISDQARKVSYVHTQAYTTQPAEELADIILDGNPHGLEKAFFVCSGSEAVESALKLARQYHFESGQPQRKHFIGRKQAYHGNTMATMSISTVASRKVPYEGFSYPHVSYVSPAYPYQYQRADETEDELTARLLAEIEDEFQRIGPDNVIAFVAETMVGATAGCVAPPVGYIAGARRICDKHGALLILDEVMCGTGRTGTYFAFEQEGIVPDIVTVAKGLGGGYGPIAGVLMHEKVVSMLRQGSNAFNHGHTYQAHPIACAAALAVQRIVKRDDLVARCAQLGKQLEVLLRIELINCKSVGDIRGRGLFWAVEFVKDRETKDTFDPKLRFGSRVQERAFEKGVALYPGAGTVDGSRGDHVLLAPPFTTTEEELRKICSVFREALEEIEAEIL, via the coding sequence ATGGCTCCCGCAAGAGACGACGAGCTGTTCACAACAGCTAACGCCGAACTCCCCACAGTCAAGAATACCAAAACCAAGGGTGGAGAAGGTCGTCTCATGCACCGCTCTTTAATCCAACACCCCTCCATGGTCGAATCAGCAAGCGGTATCTACCTAAATCTCGCCAACGGCAAGAGAGTCATCGATGCATGCGGTGGTGCTGCTGTAGCCCTGATAGGCCATGCCAACGAGGAAGTCATTCAAGCTATCTCGGACCAAGCCCGAAAAGTGAGCTACGTCCACACGCAAGCCTATACGACACAGCCGGCTGAGGAACTTGCCGATATTATCCTCGATGGCAACCCGCATGGTCTCGAGAAGGCCTTCTTCGTCTGCAGCGGAAGTGAAGCCGTCGAATCGGCGCTGAAATTGGCCCGTCAGTACCATTTCGAAAGTGGTCAGCCGCAGAGGAAGCACTTTATTGGCAGAAAACAAGCGTACCACGGCAACACCATGGCGACTATGTCGATTTCGACAGTCGCATCGAGAAAGGTCCCATACGAGGGCTTCTCCTACCCCCACGTCTCATATGTTTCACCAGCATATCCGTACCAATACCAGAGAGCAGATGAGACCGAGGATGAATTAACGGCTAGGCTACTTGCCGAGATCGAGGACGAGTTCCAAAGGATTGGCCCAGACAATGTCATTGCCTTTGTTGCCGAGACTATGGTGGGCGCTACCGCAGGCTGCGTGGCACCCCCTGTCGGCTACATCGCTGGTGCTCGTCGAATTTGCGACAAGCATGGCGCTCTTCTCATTCTCGACGAAGTCATGTGCGGCACCGGACGCACTGGAACTTACTTCGCTTTTGAGCAAGAGGGCATTGTTCCCGATATCGTCACAGTCGCCAAGGGTCTTGGCGGAGGTTACGGCCCCATTGCCGGCGTTCTGATGCACGAGAAGGTCGTGTCCATGCTGAGACAGGGATCCAACGCCTTCAACCACGGACACACTTACCAAGCCCATCCCATTGCCTGCGCAGCTGCGTTGGCTGTTCAAAGGATCGTGAAGCGGGACGACCTCGTCGCTCGCTGCGCTCAGTTAGGGAAGCAGCTTGAAGTGCTACTGCGCATTGAGCTCATCAACTGCAAATCAGTCGGTGACATCAGGGGAAGAGGTTTGTTCTGGGCTGTCGAATTTGTCAAGGACAGGGAGACAAAGGATACCTTCGATCCCAAGCTGCGATTCGGATCACGAGTTCAAGAGCGGGCCTTTGAGAAGGGCGTCGCTCTCTACCCCGGCGCTGGCACGGTGGATGGCTCGAGAGGAGATCACGTCCTACTTGCTCCCCCGTTCACGACAACAGAGGAGGAGCTACGTAAGATTTGCAGTGTTTTCAGGGAAGCACTGGAGGAGATTGAAGCGGAAATTCTTTGA
- a CDS encoding fungal specific transcription factor domain-containing protein, with product MRSSLSCEFCRRSKIKCVNSGSPPCTKCEKSGRSDCVLTRPHVAPNGRAAKRARRATEEASSVSHGQDIESQRQLLSAPHSRGPATPSSGLEYRDGRQEMDHHLEQIPKDVVYIALEAFWRKFPELRVIHPSSFMKSFGSNCPRESKALLATVLAMTKTQKPDSDRLRSQILFPSERYASYACDVLAACILQPPDVKVIQALLILTLYEWGTRDFHKAWMHCAPFPLEIPQRSEQNSLTPAIETRTFWACFIMDCMVSSGTYNPRVLPKQEMAKLNVPRPPTSTEFALGPGSSAQAEGAGENFTSSGTATSVYLDLDQSFGVMADGFDIYSDVMAFVFNDGRKAPGMCLPENCPWVPTSPVACWRRRLEEWRTKQHHRLHYPANSVAAYATLGYDPPTLEAEAPPGWWEQSAKELFEAAGHLSSVLREASECGVAVMTPFAGFCAFSSCYINLYGFMFPRIGVGYATRAEEYMNWSIEYLNKFREVWDLGDGWLKTIQNGSLMYQRATSDAQKYRGRSRFDFSVLHQSVHEFRVVDRSAQHLEEINNAERGAVSTGEGSNVSGDKANQNIGGLNPQALIDAVGSMDDQGLWPNWWSMLEDVDASEMFTMG from the exons ATGCGCTCCAGTCTCTCCTGCGAATTCTGCCG ACGGTCCAAGATCAAGTGCGTCAACAGCGGAAGTCCGCCGTGTACCAAATGCGAGAAGTCGGGAAGATCGGACTGTGTACTGACCAGACCCCACGTCGCGCCGAATGGACGGGCGGCGAAGCGGGCGCGGCGAGCAACGGAAGAGGCTTCATCTGTATCCCATGGTCAGGACATTGAGTCTCAGCGACAACTTCTCTCTGCGCCCCATTCACGGGGCCCGGCGACGCCGTCGTCGGGATTGGAGTATCGAGATGGCAGGCAGGAAATGGACCACCATCTCGAGCAAATCCCCAAAGATGTTGTCTACATCGCTCTCGAGGCCTTCTGGCGCAAGTTCCCTGAGCTTCGCGTTATTCACCCCTCATCTTTCATGAAATCGTTTGGGTCCAATTGCCCTAGAGAAAGTAAGGCGTTGTTGGCCACAGTTCTTGCAATGACCAAGACCCAGAAGCCGGATTCGGATCGTCTGCGATCGCAGATCCTCTTTCCGAGCGAAAGATATGCATCATATGCATGTGATGTCCTAGCAGCATGCATACTCCAGCCACCAGATGTCAAAGTCATCCAGGCCCTCCTTATTCTTACGTTGTATGAATGGGGCACGCGAGATTTTCACAAGGCCTGGATGCATTGTG CGCCCTTTCCACTTGAGATTCCACAACGCAGCGAGCAAAACAGCCTCACTCCCGCAATCGAGACAAGGACATTCTGGGCATGTTTCATTATGGACTGCATGGTGAGCTCGGGAACATACAACCCACGCGTGCTTCCCAAACAGGAGATGGCAAAGCTGAATGTGCCGCGGCCGCCTACTTCTACCGAGTTTGCTTTAGGACCAGGATCGTCAGCGCAAGCTGAAGGTGCGGGGGAAAATTTCACATCGAGTGGAACCGCAACTTCGGTGTATCTTGATTTGGACCAGAGTTTTGGGGTCATGGCTGATGGGTTCGACATCTACTCTGATGTCATGGCTTTTGTGTTCAACGACGGGCGTAAAGCGCCAGGCATGTGCTTACCCGAGAACTGCCCCTGGGTTCCTACATCACCCGTGGCATGTTGGCGTCGGAGACTTGAGGAATGGAGAACGAAGCAGCACCATCGATTACACTATCCGGCCAACAGTGTTGCTGCATACGCTACACTAGGCTATG ATCCCCCTACTCTTGAAGCTGAGGCTCCCCCGGGCTGGTGGGAACAAAGTGCAAAAGAGCTATTCGAAGCAGCAGGCCACCTGTCCAGCGTTCTTCGAGAAGCTTCAGAATGTGGCGTTGCAGTCATGACGCCCTTCGCTGGGTTCTGTGCGTTCTCATCTTGCTACATCAATCTATATGGATTCATGTTCCCAAGAATTGGCGTTGGCTATGCTACCAGGGCGGAAGAGTACATGAATTGGAGTATAGAGTATCTCAACAAGTTTCGCGAAGTCTGGGACCTCGGGGACGGATGG CTCAAGACCATCCAGAACGGGTCGTTGATGTACCAACGAGCCACGTCTGACGCCCAGAAATATCGTGGACGATCTCGCTTTGACTTCAGTGTCTTACATCAGTCTGTTCATGAATTTCGGGTAGTCGATAGATCTGCTCAACATTTAGAGGAAATCAATAACGCTGAGCGGGGCGCCGTCAGCACCGGCGAGGGCAGCAATGTCTCAGGCGACAAGGCGAATCAGAATATCGGCGGGTTAAACCCACAAGCGTTGATAGACGCTGTTGGCAGTATGGATGATCAAGGGCTTTGGCCGAATTGGTGGTCAATGCTGGAAGATGTCGATGCTTCAGAGATGTTCACGATGGGCTAG
- a CDS encoding pectate lyase encodes MHQYYLLALLPAALGCLNTDTNACASYIKSNAAASTFCATFTKSTVTATTALPAWATNCSQKPSLISAECTCAYSGAGGSSPTTTLKTTTTAGGSTPTGVTTTLPKSTGATSTSKAITVSAGQTYNGGMKKFDRSPRVCAEQDETGEADAMFVLEAGATLSNVIIGPDQAEGVHCKGTCNNVWWEDVCEDALTLKQTSGTSYVNGGGAFKAADKIVQFNGFGTVSIKNFYANDYGKVVRSCGNCSGNGGARNIVMNNVIAKDGGVLCGINTNYGDTCKVTSCCQDDNKICDRYTGNNSGAEPTKIGSGPDGTYCVATSFTTAC; translated from the exons ATGCACCAATACTACCTTCTTGCTCTCCTTCCTGCGGCCTTGGGCTGCCTAAACACCGACACAAACGCCTGTGCCAGCTACATCAAGTCCAACGCCGCCGCGTCGACCTTCTGCGCCACCTTCACCAAGAGCACCGTAACTGCCACCACCGCTCTACCCGCCTGGGCTACCAACTGCTCGCAGAAGCCGAGTCTAATCTCCGCTGAGTGTACTTGCGCCTACAGTGGTGCTGGTGGTAGCTCGCCGACTACAACGTTGAAGACTACTACTACCGCAGGAGGCTCTACGCCCACTGGAGTTACTACCACTCTACCCAAGTCCACTGGAGCTACTTCTACGAGCAAGGCCATCACCGTCTCTGCTGGACAGACTTATAATGGCGGCATGAAGAAGTTTGACCGCAGCC CTAGGGTTTGCGCTGAGCAAGATGAGACAGGTGAAGCTGATGCCATGTTCGTGCTTGAGGCCGGTGCCACCCTCTCGAACGTCATCATTGGGCCCGATCAGGCAGAGGGTGTTCACTGCAAGGGAACTTG TAACAACGTTTGGTGGGAAGACGTTTGCGAGGATGCTCT GACCTTGAAGCAGACCAGCGGAACCTCTTACGTCAACGGCGGTGGTGCCTTCAAGGCCGCGGACAAGATCGTCCAATTCAACGGCTTTGGAACTGTCTCGATTAAGAACTTCTACGCTAATGA CTACGGAAAGGTCGTCCGAAGCTGTGGCAACTGCAGCGGTAATGGAGGTGCACGCAACATTGTCATGAACAACGTGATTGCAAAGGACGGTGGAGTCCTCTGCGGCATCAACACCAACTACGGCGATACCTGCAAGGTCACTAGCTGTTGCCAAGATGACAACAAGATTTGTGATAGG TACACCGGAAATAACAGCGGTGCCGAGCCTACGAAGATTGGCAGTGGCCCTGACGGCACTTACTGCGTCGCCACAAGCTTCACCACGGCCTGTTGA
- a CDS encoding major facilitator superfamily transporter, whose amino-acid sequence MDTEKGTYPERQVVQSQDGHDTDHSSDDQAASSTPKVEEQTYDDQKAWVTVAASSLTMFVYLGVIYSWGIMQVKLVETTGSSLTTLTFVGSMATSFMICFSIVSDKIISRIGYRLAALIGGFFMGLGEVLASFTTYHVVALFFLHGLVFGLGGGLCVFSVSTAPMGLFKKHKALAMGFVFGGGSLGSAIMSVVANYLVKDLGVSWTFRILGFILWGVSIPASYFLPRRMASGKKASRQLQWYRFKEPRFLLLVGGTVLSCFPLFIPPYFIPIFSRSMGYTKEIGIIILACWNLASTLGRVVAGWVADTLLGPVESLAICMLFMALSSLIVWPLSSSIGIFSVYIIFNGIGCGAFFSLTPIAISATFGGDNTLSIIPVVWTTWFCGFFFGTPIASGLYSISGDVDGLEKFRPAAYYAGAMAIHQMTWWVNEQHISVEKSKQGIETAQMEGYEHSASALTWIMISTDTSSLDHRHFPKVAREAQCESLVTRPACLIKPTKRLDPRMLTITSLRAMQWAPKLIVQIRHDDGHSKAHQSLW is encoded by the exons ATGGACACCGAAAAAGGCACCTACCCCGAGCGACAAGTCGTTCAAAGTCAAGATGGGCACGATACCGACCACTCAAGCGACGACCAAGCCGCAAGTTCAACTCCCAAAGTGGAGGAGCAGACTTACGATGACCAGAAAGCTTGGGTCACGGTTGCTGCGTCGTCACTTACCATGTTTGTCTACCTCGGAGTGATCTACTCTTGGGGCATCATGCAAGTCAAGCTCGTCGAGACGACGGGTTCTAGTCTAACAACATTGACATTTGTCGGATCAATGGCGACATCTTTCATGATTTGTTTCAGTATTGTTTCCGACAAGATCATCAGCAGGATAGGATATCGGCTGGCTGCGTTGATTGGTGGTTTCTTCATGGGTCTGGGTGAAGTTCTCGCAAGCTTTACTACATACCATGTTGTGGCTTTGTTCTTTCTACATGGTCTCGTCTTCGGCCTTGGTGGTGGCCTTTGTGTCTTT TCTGTCTCGACTGCCCCGATGGGTCTCTTCAAGAAGCATAAAGCATTGGCCATGGGGTTTGTCTTCGGTGGGGGCAGCTTGGGCTCTGCCATCATGAGTGTTGTAGCCAACTACCTTGTCAAAGACCTGGGCGTCTCTTGGACGTTCCGCATTCTGGGTTTCATTCTTTGGGGTGTTTCTATCCCTGCATCCTACTTCTTACCAAGGAGGATGGCTTCGGGAAAGAAAGCCTCCCGTCAGCTACAGTG GTATCGCTTTAAGGAACCTCGCTTCCTCCTGCTCGTCGGCGGCACTGTACTTTCCTGCTTCCCGCTCTTCATCCCGCCCTACTTCATTCCGATTTTCTCGAGATCAATGGGCTACACCAAGGAAATCGGTATCATTATTCTTGCCTGCTGGAACTTAGCTTCTACCTTGGGCCGTGTTGTCGCTGGATGGGTTGCCGATACTCTTTTGGGACCAGTCGAAAGTCTGGCAATCTGCATGCTTTTCATGGCTCTGAGCTCTCTCATCGTCTGGCCTCTTTCATCATCAATCGGCATTTTTTCCGTCTACATCATATTCAACGGTATCGGATGTGGTGCGTTCTTCAGTCTCACGCCTATCGCAATTAGCGCCACATTTGGAGGAGATAACACCCTCAGCATCATCCCCGTCGTCTGGACGACTTGGTTCTGCGGTTTCTTTTTT GGTACTCCCATTGCTTCAGGACTTTACTCCATCTCTGGTGATGTTGATGGTCTTGAGAAGTTTCGCCCTGCCGCATATTATGCCGGAGCAATGGC GATTCATCAGATGACCTGGTGGGTAAATGAACAGCACATTTCTGTCGAAA AGAGTAAACAGGGCATAGAGACTGCTCAGATGGAGGGCTACGAGCACTCAGCATCAGCATTAACATGGATAATGATATCCACTGATACCTCCAGCCTGGATCATCGTCACTTCCCAAAAGTCGCACGCGAAGCACAATGCGAGTCTTTGGTGACCAGACCGGCATGCCTGATCAAACCAACCAAGAGACTGGATCCACGAATGCTCACGATAACTTCGTTGAGAGCCATGCAATGGGCGCCAAAATTAATCGTTCAAATCAGGCACGACGATGGCCATTCAAAAGCGCACCAGAGTCTTTGGTAA